From Chryseobacterium tructae, one genomic window encodes:
- a CDS encoding glycosyltransferase family 2 protein, which yields MKISVIIPVYNAEKYISKAVESTLQFDEVYEVILVEDQSPDNALQVCRELAQKYDRVQLFQHPDKGNHGAGASRNLGIEKATGDFIAFLDADDYFLPNRFTAEKELFKDPKIDGVFNAIGTEYLTEKGKEEFISNINDSELLTVNYAAEGNEVFRGLLGLTSRVFGSFFTLDALTVRRHSLESKKLRFNEALRLHQDSDFIIKLAHQCHLKSGIIDLPVAMRGMHDDNRITKIIKYSPQYNQRQFLFWNSLYEWSTTLALETDVAQHIYLQKKAFELSGKKGVSKTMGLLAAIFKNPNILKTKYRFTYSHS from the coding sequence ATGAAGATTTCCGTAATTATTCCTGTATACAATGCAGAAAAATATATATCAAAAGCTGTAGAATCTACTTTACAGTTTGATGAAGTCTATGAAGTCATCTTGGTAGAAGATCAATCTCCTGATAATGCTCTTCAGGTATGTCGTGAGCTAGCCCAAAAATATGATCGGGTACAACTTTTCCAACATCCGGATAAAGGGAATCATGGTGCCGGAGCCAGTAGAAACTTGGGAATAGAAAAAGCAACCGGAGATTTTATAGCCTTTTTGGATGCAGATGATTATTTCTTACCTAATAGGTTTACTGCTGAAAAAGAACTTTTTAAAGATCCAAAAATAGACGGTGTTTTTAATGCCATTGGCACGGAATATTTAACTGAAAAAGGGAAGGAAGAGTTTATATCCAATATCAATGATAGTGAACTTTTAACTGTTAATTATGCAGCAGAAGGCAATGAAGTGTTCAGAGGCCTATTAGGACTTACTTCCAGAGTCTTTGGTTCATTTTTTACTTTAGATGCTCTTACCGTGAGAAGACATTCGCTTGAATCTAAAAAATTAAGATTTAATGAAGCTCTTCGCCTTCATCAGGATTCAGATTTTATTATTAAACTCGCCCATCAATGTCATTTAAAATCCGGCATTATAGATCTCCCGGTGGCTATGAGAGGAATGCATGATGATAACAGGATCACCAAAATAATAAAGTATTCTCCACAATATAATCAACGACAGTTTCTTTTTTGGAATTCCCTTTACGAATGGTCTACTACTCTAGCTCTTGAAACAGATGTGGCGCAGCACATCTATCTTCAGAAAAAAGCATTCGAACTTTCAGGAAAAAAAGGAGTATCAAAAACAATGGGATTGTTGGCTGCTATTTTTAAAAACCCTAATATATTAAAAACAAAGTATAGATTCACCTATTCTCATTCATAA
- a CDS encoding glycosyltransferase family 2 protein produces the protein MRISVVIPVYNAEKFVSQAVDSVLPFDEVHEIILIEDKSPDNALKICHQLAEKHEKVKLYQHPDKENHGAGPSRNLGIEKSTGDFVAFLDADDYFLPNRFDAEKELFKDPKVEGVYGALGVHYYSEKAKEQYYQLFGDRLTTVYKKYEPKDVFPGQLHMLGSFGLFSIDTLTVRRESLMNKVKPLFKPHLRLHEDTEFLFRLSYYLDLYPGILDKAIAIRGVHENNRITKVDLRVINPAVSRAILWKEVDLWSQTENEISEDVRIHIKRMHRSFEIAKAPLLKKWGMIIKTSLPIIIA, from the coding sequence ATGAGGATCTCAGTAGTTATTCCCGTTTATAATGCAGAAAAGTTTGTTTCTCAGGCAGTAGACTCTGTTCTTCCGTTTGATGAAGTACACGAAATCATTCTGATTGAAGATAAGTCCCCGGACAACGCATTAAAAATATGTCACCAGCTAGCCGAAAAACATGAAAAAGTAAAACTCTACCAGCACCCGGATAAGGAAAACCATGGTGCCGGCCCAAGCAGAAACTTGGGAATAGAAAAATCAACCGGTGACTTTGTTGCCTTTCTCGATGCAGACGACTATTTCCTACCCAATAGATTCGATGCTGAAAAGGAATTATTTAAGGATCCAAAAGTCGAAGGAGTTTATGGAGCCCTTGGAGTACATTACTATTCTGAAAAAGCCAAAGAACAATACTACCAGTTATTTGGAGACAGGCTAACCACAGTCTATAAAAAATACGAACCCAAAGATGTTTTTCCGGGACAGCTTCACATGTTGGGAAGTTTTGGACTGTTTAGTATTGATACCTTAACAGTACGCAGGGAGTCTTTAATGAATAAAGTAAAACCATTATTCAAACCTCATTTAAGACTTCATGAAGACACGGAATTTCTATTTCGTCTTTCTTATTATCTCGATCTTTATCCTGGAATTCTAGATAAAGCAATAGCTATAAGAGGGGTACATGAGAATAATAGAATCACAAAAGTAGATCTACGTGTCATAAATCCTGCAGTATCAAGGGCTATACTTTGGAAAGAAGTAGATCTTTGGTCGCAGACTGAAAACGAGATTTCCGAAGATGTCAGGATTCACATTAAAAGGATGCACCGCAGCTTTGAAATTGCAAAAGCTCCTTTGCTAAAAAAATGGGGAATGATCATAAAAACTTCTTTACCGATTATCATAGCATAA
- a CDS encoding glycosyltransferase family 2 protein — MKISVIIPVYNAEKYVSQAVESALQFDDVYEIILIEDKSPDNALEVCQQLAEKYARVKLYQHTDKGNHGAGPTRNLGIEKSTGDFIAFLDADDYFLPNRFDAERELFKKPEVEGVYGALGVHYYTEKAKQQYYSLFGDRLTTVYKRHEPKDVFPGQIYMLGSFGLFSIDALTIRKDCLIKKMDPLFKASLRLHQDTEFLFRLSYYLNLYPGILDKAVAIRGVHEDNRITQVDSKKVNPATTRVLLWKEVDIWAENEPTLPEHIKLHIKRMYRSFQIANASNSKKWGMIMKYLITDYKSIRSGIYNINFRNNLL; from the coding sequence ATGAAAATCTCAGTAATTATTCCCGTTTACAACGCCGAAAAATATGTTTCCCAGGCGGTGGAATCTGCTTTGCAATTCGATGATGTCTATGAAATCATCCTGATTGAAGACAAATCACCTGATAATGCATTGGAGGTTTGTCAGCAGCTTGCAGAAAAGTATGCCAGGGTAAAACTTTATCAACATACTGATAAAGGAAATCATGGCGCAGGACCTACAAGGAATTTAGGAATAGAAAAATCTACCGGAGACTTTATTGCTTTTCTGGATGCGGATGATTATTTTCTTCCCAATAGATTTGATGCTGAAAGAGAACTTTTCAAAAAGCCAGAAGTAGAAGGTGTATATGGTGCACTTGGTGTTCATTATTATACTGAAAAGGCGAAACAACAATATTATTCTTTATTTGGAGACCGGCTAACTACTGTTTATAAAAGACATGAGCCTAAAGATGTTTTCCCTGGGCAAATCTATATGCTGGGCAGCTTTGGCTTATTCAGTATAGATGCTTTAACGATCCGTAAAGATTGTTTAATTAAAAAAATGGATCCTTTATTTAAAGCTAGCTTACGACTACATCAGGATACAGAATTTCTGTTTAGGCTATCTTATTACCTTAATCTATATCCCGGAATTTTAGACAAAGCTGTGGCTATACGTGGTGTACATGAAGACAACAGAATTACTCAGGTAGATTCTAAAAAAGTAAATCCGGCTACAACGCGCGTTCTTTTATGGAAAGAAGTAGATATCTGGGCAGAAAATGAACCTACTCTTCCTGAACATATAAAGCTTCATATCAAAAGAATGTACAGAAGTTTTCAGATCGCTAATGCTTCCAATTCAAAAAAATGGGGGATGATCATGAAATATCTTATAACAGACTACAAAAGCATCAGATCTGGAATTTATAACATTAATTTCAGGAATAATTTATTGTAA
- a CDS encoding MBOAT family O-acyltransferase — MLFNSIGFLIFLPIVFCLYWFVFNRKFQEQNRLLLLASFYFYACWDWRFLFLLMFSIGLDYLSGIKIENSKTNREAKFWLTLSIAINLGFLGFFKYYNFFVESFADLLSGFGFKVNVWLLNVILPVGISFYTFHGLSYVIDVYKKRIKAERSFTDYAVFVSYFPLLVAGPIERATHLLPQIQRERVFNYEQAVDGMRQILWGFFKKMVIADNCAPLVNEIFNNYQTESPGTLVIGTVLFAFQIYGDFSGYSDIALGVSRLFGIELLKNFAFPYFSRDIAEFWRRWHISLSSWFRDYLYIPLGGSKGGILMKIRNTFIIFLVSGFWHGANWTFMIWGGLNALYFMPLLIMNRNRQNIEVAAQGKFLPSFKECFQMLLTFLITCIAWIFFRAESVTQAIHYIGRIFSRELLSIPHPLPIKVLALIGFMLIVEWINRERFHGLEIKRFGSWIRHISYLVIIYIILRYANFGNNEFIYFQF, encoded by the coding sequence ATGTTATTCAATTCAATAGGATTTCTTATTTTTTTACCAATAGTATTTTGTCTTTATTGGTTTGTTTTCAATAGAAAATTTCAGGAACAGAACAGGTTGCTGTTATTGGCCAGCTTTTATTTTTATGCCTGTTGGGATTGGAGATTCCTTTTTTTGCTAATGTTTTCTATCGGATTGGATTATTTATCAGGAATTAAAATTGAGAACAGTAAGACGAATCGGGAAGCTAAATTCTGGCTTACTTTAAGTATTGCTATCAATCTAGGCTTTCTAGGATTCTTTAAATATTATAATTTCTTTGTGGAGAGCTTTGCAGATCTTCTTAGCGGTTTTGGTTTTAAGGTCAATGTTTGGCTACTCAACGTTATACTTCCTGTAGGAATTTCGTTTTACACATTTCATGGGCTCTCTTATGTGATTGATGTCTATAAAAAAAGAATAAAAGCAGAAAGAAGCTTTACAGACTATGCTGTTTTTGTAAGTTATTTCCCTCTTCTTGTAGCGGGTCCTATCGAAAGGGCAACGCATCTTTTGCCCCAGATACAGCGGGAAAGAGTTTTCAATTATGAGCAAGCTGTAGATGGAATGCGGCAGATTCTATGGGGATTTTTCAAAAAAATGGTTATTGCAGATAACTGTGCTCCGCTGGTGAACGAGATATTTAATAATTATCAAACGGAAAGTCCCGGAACTCTTGTGATAGGAACTGTATTGTTTGCTTTTCAGATCTACGGAGATTTCTCAGGATATTCAGATATTGCACTGGGAGTTTCAAGATTATTTGGGATTGAATTGTTGAAAAACTTTGCATTCCCTTATTTTTCCAGAGATATTGCCGAATTCTGGAGAAGGTGGCATATTTCGCTTTCTTCCTGGTTTAGAGACTATTTATACATTCCATTGGGTGGAAGTAAAGGCGGGATTTTGATGAAGATCAGGAATACATTTATTATTTTCCTGGTTTCGGGGTTCTGGCATGGAGCAAACTGGACATTTATGATCTGGGGAGGACTTAATGCTCTGTATTTTATGCCTTTACTGATCATGAACAGAAATCGTCAGAATATAGAAGTTGCTGCCCAGGGAAAATTTTTACCCTCTTTTAAGGAGTGTTTTCAGATGCTGCTTACTTTTTTGATCACCTGTATCGCCTGGATTTTTTTCAGGGCAGAATCTGTAACACAGGCGATTCATTACATCGGAAGAATCTTTAGTCGTGAATTACTTTCTATTCCACATCCATTGCCGATAAAAGTATTAGCATTGATAGGATTTATGCTAATTGTAGAATGGATCAACAGGGAGAGGTTTCACGGATTGGAAATTAAAAGATTTGGCTCATGGATAAGGCATATTTCTTATCTCGTTATTATTTATATCATTCTCCGTTATGCCAACTTCGGGAATAATGAATTTATTTATTTTCAGTTTTAG